In Thermotoga sp. Ku-13t, one genomic interval encodes:
- the lpdA gene encoding dihydrolipoyl dehydrogenase yields MYDAVVIGAGPAGYVAAIKLAQHGKRVAVVEKSFVGGTCTNWGCIPTKAILSSAHLYRNLVEKASELGVILQNVSFDFSKIKNHMNKVVMASRKGIEYLFKKNGIELFVGEAIVESPNSVKVQDKKLEAKYLVIATGSVPTLFPPFDEVPGIWTSDDVFKMERLPESVLIIGGGVIGVELATFFSSLNVKVTVVELLEHILPNEDADAAQVVAKSLKKKGVEIYESSKVVSVQPSENGYKSIIETKDGQLEKVTERVIVAVGRRPKIGDDVKALGLSIERGIKTDETMLTNVPNVYAIGDVRGQIMLAHVAMYEGVTAAENICGKPAKMDYSAVPSVIFTEPEVASVGIKEKDVDPSTVKIFSFPLMANGRARTMLEKDGFAKFIADSKTGRILGAMIVGPYATELIMEAAIAVRNGLTAEQLEKTIHPHPTLSETLLGAIEGIVDKPIHL; encoded by the coding sequence ATGTACGATGCGGTGGTTATCGGCGCAGGGCCTGCTGGGTATGTTGCAGCCATAAAACTTGCACAGCACGGAAAGCGCGTGGCTGTGGTCGAGAAATCCTTCGTTGGAGGCACCTGCACGAACTGGGGTTGTATCCCAACGAAAGCCATTCTGAGTTCGGCGCACCTTTACAGAAACCTTGTCGAAAAAGCTTCCGAACTTGGAGTGATCCTGCAGAACGTATCCTTCGATTTTTCAAAAATCAAGAATCACATGAATAAAGTGGTAATGGCTTCAAGGAAGGGCATAGAATATCTCTTCAAAAAGAATGGGATCGAGCTCTTCGTTGGTGAAGCGATTGTGGAATCACCCAATTCCGTAAAAGTTCAGGACAAAAAACTGGAAGCGAAGTATCTCGTAATAGCTACAGGTTCTGTCCCGACGCTCTTTCCGCCTTTCGACGAAGTGCCCGGTATCTGGACGAGTGACGATGTATTCAAAATGGAACGTCTTCCGGAAAGCGTTCTCATAATCGGTGGTGGAGTGATTGGAGTCGAGCTCGCTACGTTCTTCTCGAGTTTGAACGTCAAGGTAACTGTTGTTGAGCTCCTCGAGCACATCCTTCCCAACGAAGACGCAGATGCCGCACAGGTTGTTGCCAAATCTTTGAAGAAGAAAGGTGTCGAGATTTACGAATCTTCAAAGGTTGTCTCAGTTCAGCCTTCAGAGAACGGTTACAAATCCATCATTGAAACGAAGGACGGTCAGCTCGAAAAGGTGACTGAGAGGGTGATCGTTGCGGTCGGGAGAAGACCAAAGATCGGTGATGACGTGAAAGCCCTGGGGCTTTCCATAGAGAGGGGTATCAAGACGGACGAAACCATGCTCACGAACGTGCCAAACGTTTATGCAATCGGTGATGTGCGTGGACAGATCATGCTCGCCCACGTGGCTATGTACGAAGGTGTCACGGCTGCAGAGAACATCTGTGGAAAACCAGCGAAAATGGACTACTCGGCTGTACCGAGTGTTATATTCACCGAACCTGAGGTTGCAAGCGTCGGGATTAAGGAGAAAGACGTGGACCCATCGACCGTGAAAATCTTCTCTTTCCCGCTGATGGCCAACGGTCGTGCCAGAACCATGCTCGAAAAAGATGGTTTCGCAAAGTTCATCGCCGACTCGAAAACTGGAAGAATTCTTGGTGCGATGATCGTGGGTCCTTACGCCACAGAACTCATAATGGAAGCAGCAATCGCTGTCAGAAACGGTTTAACAGCTGAACAGCTCGAGAAAACCATACATCCACACCCCACGCTGAGTGAAACCTTGCTCGGAGCGATAGAGGGTATCGTTGACAAACCTATCCATCTGTGA
- the flgF gene encoding flagellar basal-body rod protein FlgF: MVRGIYTAAMGMLNDWFKLDSTANNLANVDTVGYKKDIPTFSAYQERHIYSSLDRRTPIGSLPYSSVVDRVYIDPTEGTLQYTGNFLDLAIEGKGYFAVQRDNEVYYTRAGNFKLDAEGFVVNTDGFRLLDENGEPVRFEEGYSVDEQGFVRDRLGNMVGRIGVYSFASERDLRKVGYTLFTSTDESGPAVAAENFRILTGYVELSNVNALTEMVKMVELQRHFEIAQKVVLAEDEMFSKLFSQVASLK; this comes from the coding sequence ATGGTAAGGGGCATTTACACCGCCGCGATGGGCATGTTGAACGATTGGTTCAAACTCGATTCCACAGCGAACAACCTGGCAAACGTGGATACAGTTGGTTACAAGAAAGATATTCCCACCTTCAGCGCTTACCAGGAGCGCCACATTTATTCGTCTCTGGACAGGAGAACCCCCATAGGCAGTTTGCCCTACAGTTCCGTTGTGGACAGAGTCTACATCGATCCAACGGAGGGCACGCTTCAGTACACAGGAAACTTTCTCGATCTTGCGATCGAGGGCAAAGGGTATTTCGCCGTTCAGAGAGACAACGAGGTCTATTACACACGTGCGGGTAATTTCAAGCTCGACGCCGAAGGTTTTGTTGTTAACACGGATGGTTTTAGATTGCTCGATGAAAACGGTGAGCCAGTTCGCTTCGAAGAAGGTTATTCTGTAGACGAACAGGGTTTTGTGAGAGACCGTCTCGGCAACATGGTGGGCAGGATAGGTGTATACAGCTTCGCGTCCGAACGGGATCTGAGAAAGGTTGGTTATACGCTGTTCACATCGACCGATGAGAGTGGGCCCGCAGTCGCCGCAGAGAATTTTAGGATTCTCACAGGATACGTCGAATTATCAAACGTGAACGCACTGACGGAGATGGTCAAGATGGTGGAGTTGCAAAGACACTTCGAGATCGCGCAGAAGGTTGTGCTCGCAGAAGATGAAATGTTCTCGAAGTTGTTCTCGCAGGTTGCATCGCTCAAATGA
- a CDS encoding FAD-dependent oxidoreductase: MMKTQLLVVGGGPAGLCGAIEASRYGVETLIVDEGVELGGQLVKQTHKFFGHEGFFASMRGFEIARRLKNQLNHHVKVMLQTTVVGIYEDVVVLYSREKDHTFEVRADYILLATGASERFIQFENNHLPGVYGAGAVQTLMNQFMVLPGKRFLMIGSGNIGLIVSYQLLQAGAEVAAIVEIVDRVGGYDVHLRKIKRFGVPVLLRHTIKKALGEEKVTGAVVVQVDEKFRPIEGTEKEFAVDVICIATGLTPSVELAAMANVKIEYVPELGGFVPYRDQNMRTNVENIFIAGDLAGIEEATTAMIEGRIAGLTIAQSVVGVDISKEIEALQNELVEFRSGPFSEKVRKGLSRFFPQRTVGFSRQPQTDKGPMGKLRPIIECYENIPCNPCQTSCPAGAIEVPGNINSLPRIDYERCTGCGICVSKCPGLAIFMVQENIEPGFDLVVIPYEMVPLPGKNERVIALDREGKEVCEAQVVKVLRFPDMTNLIYLKVPAGYSDRVRNFRTVKRGNVLVCRCEEVTLEEVERAIELGFTDYEELRRYLRIGMGMCGGRTCRNTVLSILSQKLGKSSEELLKGRFRPPVMPVKFESILRGESNEE; encoded by the coding sequence ATGATGAAAACGCAACTGCTCGTCGTCGGCGGGGGCCCTGCCGGACTCTGTGGTGCCATAGAAGCTTCCAGATACGGTGTTGAAACACTCATCGTGGACGAAGGAGTGGAACTCGGAGGTCAGCTCGTTAAACAGACGCACAAATTCTTTGGTCACGAAGGTTTTTTTGCTTCCATGAGAGGGTTCGAGATCGCGAGAAGGTTGAAGAATCAGTTAAACCATCACGTCAAGGTGATGCTACAGACCACCGTTGTTGGCATCTACGAAGATGTGGTTGTGCTTTACAGCAGAGAGAAAGATCACACTTTTGAGGTGCGGGCTGATTATATCCTTCTTGCGACGGGAGCGTCCGAAAGGTTCATACAGTTCGAGAACAACCATCTGCCCGGTGTCTACGGTGCTGGAGCAGTTCAAACGCTCATGAACCAGTTCATGGTGCTTCCCGGCAAGCGGTTCCTCATGATCGGTTCCGGAAACATAGGACTGATAGTTTCCTACCAGCTCCTCCAGGCCGGGGCAGAGGTGGCTGCGATTGTCGAAATAGTGGACAGAGTTGGTGGTTACGATGTGCATCTGCGCAAGATCAAAAGGTTCGGTGTCCCCGTGTTGTTGAGGCACACAATCAAAAAAGCGCTGGGAGAGGAGAAGGTCACAGGCGCCGTGGTCGTGCAGGTGGACGAAAAATTCCGTCCGATCGAAGGAACAGAGAAAGAGTTCGCTGTGGACGTCATATGCATCGCGACGGGTTTGACCCCATCTGTAGAACTTGCAGCGATGGCAAACGTGAAGATCGAATACGTTCCGGAACTCGGTGGGTTTGTGCCTTACAGGGATCAGAACATGAGAACCAACGTAGAAAACATCTTCATTGCAGGTGATCTTGCAGGCATAGAGGAAGCTACGACCGCGATGATCGAGGGACGTATCGCCGGCCTGACGATAGCGCAATCCGTCGTTGGAGTGGATATCTCCAAGGAAATAGAAGCTCTGCAGAACGAGCTCGTCGAGTTCAGATCTGGCCCGTTCTCTGAAAAAGTTCGCAAAGGCCTTTCCAGGTTTTTCCCGCAGCGAACCGTTGGATTTTCTCGCCAGCCGCAGACTGACAAAGGTCCTATGGGCAAGCTCAGACCAATCATAGAGTGTTATGAAAACATTCCGTGTAATCCTTGTCAGACTTCCTGCCCAGCGGGCGCGATTGAGGTGCCGGGGAACATAAACAGTCTCCCGAGGATAGATTATGAAAGGTGCACCGGTTGTGGTATTTGTGTTTCTAAATGCCCGGGTCTTGCGATTTTCATGGTTCAGGAGAACATCGAACCTGGTTTCGACCTGGTGGTCATCCCGTACGAAATGGTTCCCTTGCCAGGGAAGAATGAGCGGGTTATCGCGTTGGACAGAGAAGGAAAAGAAGTTTGTGAAGCGCAGGTTGTGAAGGTCCTTCGTTTCCCTGATATGACGAATTTGATCTACCTGAAGGTACCCGCAGGTTACTCTGACCGTGTGCGAAACTTTCGAACAGTGAAGCGTGGAAACGTCCTGGTGTGCAGGTGCGAGGAAGTGACACTCGAAGAAGTTGAAAGGGCGATAGAGCTGGGTTTCACAGACTACGAGGAACTGAGACGCTATCTGCGCATAGGCATGGGAATGTGCGGTGGCAGAACGTGCAGAAACACTGTGTTGTCGATCCTTTCTCAGAAGCTCGGCAAATCATCCGAAGAACTGCTCAAAGGTCGCTTCAGGCCCCCAGTGATGCCAGTCAAGTTCGAATCGATCCTGAGGGGTGAATCGAATGAAGAGTGA
- the flgG gene encoding flagellar basal-body rod protein FlgG, with protein sequence MMVSLYSAATGMWAQQYKLDTVSNNLANVDTTSYKKIRAEFQDLVYQYYKNAGTPTAQNSMIPTGIYVGHGVKLSATNRIFTIGNLEQTGNALDLAIAGDGFFQIQLQDGRIAYTRDGSFKIDSEGRIVTANGLSLVPNIVIPADAVSINVSPDGIVSAEMQDGTVQNLGTITLVRFVNPAGLKAIGDNLYVQTVSSGDPIEGTPNQDGFGAIQQGFLEKSNVDVVKEMVDMIIAQRAYELNARTIQTADDMLRTVSTLKR encoded by the coding sequence ATGATGGTTTCACTGTACTCTGCGGCAACGGGGATGTGGGCACAACAGTACAAGCTTGACACAGTTTCAAACAACCTTGCGAACGTCGACACGACAAGCTACAAGAAGATCCGTGCGGAATTTCAGGACCTGGTTTACCAGTACTACAAGAATGCGGGTACACCGACCGCCCAGAATTCGATGATCCCAACGGGCATTTACGTAGGTCACGGCGTGAAACTGAGCGCGACCAACAGGATATTCACGATCGGCAATCTTGAGCAGACTGGTAACGCCCTCGATCTGGCCATCGCCGGGGATGGATTCTTCCAGATACAACTTCAGGATGGCAGGATCGCTTACACGCGTGATGGGAGCTTCAAGATAGACAGCGAGGGAAGGATCGTCACGGCCAACGGGCTTTCCCTAGTTCCAAACATCGTTATCCCGGCCGATGCCGTATCGATAAACGTCTCACCCGACGGAATAGTTTCCGCGGAGATGCAGGATGGAACCGTTCAGAACCTTGGCACGATAACACTGGTGCGCTTTGTCAATCCGGCTGGTTTGAAAGCGATAGGAGATAACCTTTACGTCCAAACAGTGTCTTCAGGTGATCCGATCGAAGGAACTCCGAACCAGGACGGTTTCGGTGCGATCCAGCAAGGTTTTCTTGAAAAGTCCAACGTTGACGTCGTGAAAGAGATGGTCGATATGATCATCGCACAGCGCGCTTACGAGCTCAACGCGAGGACGATCCAAACTGCCGATGATATGCTCAGAACCGTTTCCACGCTGAAGCGATAA
- a CDS encoding (2Fe-2S)-binding protein — translation MRRIVEHPILKAKTARVVKFYFEDKELEALEGETIAAALIANGIDVFGKSERGRPRGFFCAIGKCSSCLMLVDGEPNVRVCITLVKEGMRVQRQLGRSDVA, via the coding sequence TTGAGGCGCATCGTGGAACATCCCATTTTGAAGGCGAAGACTGCGCGCGTAGTTAAGTTCTACTTCGAAGATAAAGAGCTGGAAGCTTTGGAAGGCGAAACCATCGCGGCGGCGTTGATCGCCAACGGGATCGATGTCTTCGGCAAGAGTGAGCGCGGAAGGCCAAGAGGCTTTTTCTGCGCCATAGGCAAGTGTTCGTCTTGCCTGATGTTGGTCGACGGTGAGCCGAACGTGAGAGTATGCATCACGCTCGTGAAAGAAGGCATGAGGGTTCAGAGGCAGCTGGGTCGGAGTGATGTGGCATGA